In Burkholderia savannae, one genomic interval encodes:
- a CDS encoding isochorismatase family protein — MAIPKIPSYPMPADIPESRAAWRFDAARAALLVHDMQDYFLDFYDRDAAPIPDAIANVRGLIGFARANGMPVYYTAQLPRQAAAERGLLTDMWGPGLTAQPERASICAALAPAPGDIVLDKWRYSAFQRSDFESMLRGARRDQLVICGVYAHIGCLMTACEAFMKDIEPFFVADALADFSAREHRMALDYVARRCGKVALAREIADDRRAEAEPDSIEAVSTQVARMLRIAAADLQPHDNLLDHGLDSVRIMTLVETWRQAGRDVSFVQLAEAPTLAAWSQLLQRADRVAA, encoded by the coding sequence ATGGCCATTCCGAAAATCCCTTCCTATCCGATGCCGGCGGACATTCCCGAGAGTCGCGCCGCATGGCGTTTCGACGCCGCGCGCGCGGCGCTCCTCGTGCACGACATGCAGGACTACTTTCTCGACTTCTACGATCGCGACGCGGCGCCGATTCCCGATGCGATCGCAAACGTGCGCGGCCTGATCGGTTTCGCGCGCGCGAACGGCATGCCGGTGTACTACACCGCGCAGCTGCCGCGACAGGCGGCCGCCGAACGCGGGCTGCTGACCGACATGTGGGGGCCGGGGCTCACCGCGCAGCCCGAGCGCGCGTCGATCTGCGCGGCGCTCGCGCCCGCGCCGGGCGACATCGTGCTCGACAAGTGGCGCTATAGCGCCTTTCAACGTTCGGATTTCGAATCGATGCTGCGCGGCGCGCGGCGCGACCAGCTCGTGATCTGCGGCGTCTATGCGCACATCGGCTGCCTGATGACGGCGTGCGAAGCATTCATGAAGGATATCGAACCGTTCTTCGTCGCCGATGCGCTCGCCGATTTCTCCGCGCGCGAGCATCGGATGGCGCTCGATTACGTCGCGCGGCGCTGCGGCAAGGTCGCGCTCGCGCGTGAGATCGCCGACGACCGGCGGGCCGAGGCCGAGCCGGATTCGATCGAGGCCGTCTCGACGCAGGTTGCGCGGATGCTGCGGATCGCCGCGGCGGATCTGCAGCCGCACGACAATCTGCTCGACCACGGGCTCGACTCGGTGCGGATCATGACGCTCGTCGAGACGTGGCGTCAGGCGGGGCGCGACGTATCGTTCGTGCAGCTCGCCGAAGCGCCGACGCTCGCCGCATGGTCGCAACTGCTGCAACGCGCGGACCGAGTGGCCGCATGA
- a CDS encoding DUF2218 domain-containing protein, with product MRQPDTNAPSDALLVSTAEVSVPQADRVLFKMCKHYAIKIPVAFDEHRAAIDFPYGKCHVLRTDDVLSIRCEADSIEKLEQIQYVMDEHLALMARNKQLAVDWRRA from the coding sequence ATGCGACAACCCGATACGAACGCGCCGTCGGACGCGCTGCTCGTCAGCACCGCCGAAGTCTCGGTGCCGCAGGCCGATCGCGTGCTGTTCAAGATGTGCAAGCACTACGCGATCAAGATTCCGGTCGCGTTCGACGAACATCGCGCGGCGATCGATTTTCCGTACGGCAAGTGCCACGTGCTGCGCACGGACGACGTGCTCAGCATCCGCTGCGAGGCCGATTCGATCGAGAAGCTCGAACAGATCCAGTACGTGATGGACGAGCATCTCGCGTTGATGGCGCGCAACAAGCAACTGGCCGTCGACTGGCGGCGCGCCTGA
- a CDS encoding non-ribosomal peptide synthetase has product MRATSAQYGIWVAQQVDPEDPGYLTAETIELVGALDVDALAASVEAVLDRADTLHMRFEWADDALWQHRRPERAQLRVVDFAAHDDPEAAARAWMQASLSVCCDVTSDALYRTALLRLSPQRHWWYLQIHHIAIDGFGFSLIEQAVAARYNARVAGAPPPALPDWNVERVVAAEAANRETGGFERDQTFWIEHLRNVPAPAEIAPKRDVGATALRRVLTLAPEQVRALCAAAERAGAEWTAWMLAAIGVWLGKQSGQRDLTFGLPVMNRLGTPALNVPCMAMNIVPFGVHVRADATPRTLAADAVRRLRAIRPHLYYRYGWIRGDLGLLEHNTFLFNQAVNLMPFERRIAFAGLKSDTQAVSGGPVKDLNVTLVVRDGAWRVTLEANPNAYDDARMSALADSLSAWLFAFAAHEPDAPLMPLLHDLPPPSICRGEPLAEPVADVLALVRRAVERAPSQLAIEAGDARIDYRMLLARVDAIAAALVRHGANARSRIAILAPRSPDAIASMLAVLQTGGAFVPIDPDGPARRTASVLADAAPDLVLTHARWRQDAGAATAVDLDEIDAADAAGACEASAASDADADAARIAHSAAASGVEPDPRHPAYLLYTSGSTGKPNGVLVGRRALAQFVASTRALYGVGPADRVLQFAPLHFDASLEEIFVTLCRGATLVLRDDAMLDSVATFAAAVERLGVTVLDLPTAYWHVLAHALDAESARRLGGVRLTIVGGEAALPERIARWRELLPRQILLNTYGPTEATIIATAARVGGPGAVWRAGEAVPIGLPRPGVDARIVDARLYPVAVGRVGELVLVGDALALGYLNDSELTAARFVALPDTGERAYRTGDLAQWRDAQLRFAGRVDHQVKISGLRIEPLEIENLLLRMPNVREAAVVPVARGAGVCTLTAFVVGERDVDALRALLAQSLPAPAIPDGWHVLDALPRNPNGKTDRKALLARAAPRRADAAGGDAGASELERQVMQVWRQVLGDVSLTGASNFFDLGGKSLQAIQAAAQLAIELRRDVPVSMLFRHATVRSLAQALTAPLAYHRPQTAHDAFAPSLAIQAGRADAPALICLHPADGLAWGYLRVARHLPDVTVHGLQLSVDETRGAQDFDALIERYAARVRALQPDGPYHLLGWSLGGALAHGVAAKLRGTGHAVGLLALMDSYPASAWAAHPMPTLRDALQILLTVNGDFDTEGVAHDVLRQRLLRANSAFAALGAPGLDAHADQVLRQMRLFRASETPRYDGDVLLFRAARNPAHVPTPAAWSAHLRPGALACRVLACSHEGMSDPAPMAEIGAALAERLHANAHKFDDFSGA; this is encoded by the coding sequence ATGCGCGCGACGTCCGCGCAATACGGCATTTGGGTCGCGCAGCAGGTCGACCCGGAAGATCCCGGCTATCTGACGGCCGAGACGATCGAGCTCGTCGGCGCGCTCGACGTCGACGCGCTCGCCGCCAGCGTCGAAGCCGTGCTCGATCGCGCGGATACGCTGCACATGCGCTTCGAGTGGGCCGACGACGCGCTGTGGCAGCACCGTCGCCCCGAGCGCGCGCAACTGCGCGTCGTCGATTTCGCCGCGCACGACGACCCCGAGGCGGCCGCGCGCGCGTGGATGCAGGCGTCGCTGTCCGTGTGCTGCGACGTGACGTCGGACGCGCTGTATCGCACCGCGCTGCTTCGGCTGTCGCCGCAGCGCCATTGGTGGTATCTGCAGATCCATCACATCGCGATCGACGGGTTCGGCTTCAGCCTGATCGAGCAGGCGGTCGCGGCGCGCTACAACGCGCGCGTTGCGGGAGCGCCGCCGCCCGCGCTGCCCGATTGGAACGTCGAGCGCGTCGTCGCGGCCGAAGCGGCGAATCGAGAGACAGGCGGCTTCGAGCGCGACCAGACATTCTGGATCGAACATCTGCGCAATGTGCCCGCGCCCGCCGAGATCGCGCCGAAGCGGGATGTCGGCGCTACGGCGCTGCGCCGCGTGCTGACGCTTGCGCCGGAGCAGGTCCGCGCGCTTTGCGCGGCCGCCGAGCGTGCGGGCGCCGAATGGACCGCGTGGATGCTGGCCGCGATCGGCGTGTGGCTCGGCAAGCAGAGCGGGCAGCGCGATTTGACCTTCGGCCTGCCGGTGATGAACCGGCTCGGCACGCCCGCGCTCAACGTGCCGTGCATGGCGATGAACATCGTGCCGTTCGGCGTGCACGTGCGCGCGGATGCGACGCCGCGCACGCTCGCGGCCGACGCCGTTCGCCGTCTGCGCGCGATCCGGCCGCACCTGTACTACCGCTATGGCTGGATTCGCGGCGATCTCGGGCTGCTCGAGCACAACACGTTCCTGTTCAATCAGGCGGTGAATCTGATGCCGTTCGAGCGGCGGATCGCGTTCGCCGGATTGAAGAGCGATACGCAGGCGGTCAGCGGCGGTCCCGTCAAGGATCTGAACGTGACGCTCGTCGTGCGCGACGGCGCATGGCGCGTCACGCTCGAAGCGAATCCGAACGCGTATGACGACGCGCGCATGTCGGCGCTCGCCGACAGCCTCTCCGCCTGGCTCTTCGCGTTCGCCGCGCACGAGCCCGATGCGCCGCTCATGCCGCTGCTGCACGATTTGCCGCCGCCGTCGATCTGTCGCGGCGAGCCGCTCGCCGAGCCCGTCGCCGACGTGCTCGCGCTCGTGCGGCGAGCGGTCGAGCGCGCGCCGAGCCAGCTTGCGATCGAAGCGGGCGACGCGCGAATCGATTACCGGATGCTGCTCGCGCGCGTCGATGCGATCGCCGCCGCGCTCGTGCGGCACGGCGCGAACGCGCGCAGCCGGATCGCGATACTCGCGCCGCGCTCGCCGGATGCGATCGCGTCGATGCTCGCGGTGTTGCAGACCGGCGGTGCGTTCGTTCCGATCGATCCCGACGGCCCCGCGCGACGCACGGCGAGCGTGCTCGCGGACGCCGCGCCCGATCTCGTGCTGACGCATGCGCGATGGCGGCAAGACGCAGGTGCGGCGACGGCGGTCGATCTCGACGAGATCGATGCAGCCGATGCAGCCGGCGCATGCGAAGCATCCGCGGCGTCGGACGCCGACGCCGACGCCGCGCGCATCGCGCATTCGGCCGCGGCATCGGGCGTCGAACCCGATCCGCGGCATCCGGCCTATCTGCTCTATACGTCCGGCTCGACCGGCAAGCCGAACGGCGTGCTGGTCGGCCGCCGCGCGCTCGCGCAGTTCGTCGCGAGCACGCGCGCGCTGTACGGCGTCGGCCCGGCCGATCGCGTGCTGCAGTTCGCGCCGCTGCATTTCGACGCGAGCCTCGAAGAAATCTTCGTCACGCTCTGTCGCGGCGCGACGCTCGTGTTGCGCGACGACGCGATGCTTGATTCGGTCGCGACGTTCGCCGCCGCGGTCGAGCGTCTCGGCGTGACCGTGCTCGATTTGCCGACCGCGTACTGGCACGTGCTCGCGCACGCGCTCGACGCCGAATCCGCGCGCCGGCTGGGCGGCGTGCGGCTGACGATCGTCGGCGGCGAGGCCGCGCTGCCCGAGCGGATCGCGCGCTGGCGCGAGCTGCTGCCGCGGCAAATCCTGCTGAATACGTACGGGCCGACCGAGGCGACGATCATCGCGACGGCCGCGCGCGTCGGCGGCCCGGGAGCGGTCTGGCGCGCGGGCGAGGCCGTGCCGATCGGCCTGCCGCGTCCGGGCGTCGACGCGCGCATCGTCGACGCGCGGCTGTATCCGGTCGCGGTGGGGCGCGTCGGCGAGCTGGTGCTCGTCGGCGATGCGCTCGCGCTCGGCTATCTGAACGATTCCGAGCTGACCGCCGCGCGTTTCGTCGCGCTGCCGGATACGGGCGAGCGAGCATATCGAACGGGCGATCTCGCGCAATGGCGCGACGCTCAGTTGCGCTTCGCAGGCCGCGTCGACCATCAAGTGAAGATCAGCGGCTTGCGCATCGAGCCGCTCGAAATCGAAAACCTGTTGCTTCGGATGCCGAACGTGCGCGAGGCGGCTGTCGTGCCTGTCGCGCGCGGCGCGGGCGTCTGCACGCTGACGGCGTTCGTCGTCGGCGAACGCGACGTGGACGCATTGCGCGCGCTGCTCGCGCAATCGCTGCCCGCGCCGGCGATTCCCGATGGGTGGCATGTGCTCGACGCGCTGCCGCGCAATCCGAACGGCAAGACCGATCGCAAGGCGCTGCTGGCGCGTGCGGCGCCGCGCCGCGCGGATGCCGCCGGCGGCGATGCCGGCGCGAGCGAGCTGGAGCGGCAGGTGATGCAGGTCTGGCGGCAAGTGCTCGGCGACGTGTCGCTCACGGGCGCGTCGAACTTCTTCGATCTGGGCGGCAAGTCGCTGCAGGCGATCCAGGCGGCCGCGCAGCTCGCGATCGAGCTGCGCCGCGACGTGCCGGTGTCGATGCTGTTCCGCCACGCGACCGTGCGTTCGCTCGCGCAGGCGCTGACGGCGCCGCTCGCCTACCACCGCCCGCAAACCGCTCATGATGCGTTCGCGCCTTCGCTTGCGATCCAGGCAGGGCGGGCCGACGCGCCGGCGTTGATCTGCTTGCACCCGGCCGACGGCCTCGCATGGGGTTATCTGCGCGTCGCGCGCCATCTGCCGGACGTGACCGTGCACGGCTTGCAATTGTCGGTCGACGAGACGCGCGGCGCGCAGGACTTCGATGCGCTGATCGAGCGCTACGCGGCCCGCGTGCGCGCGCTGCAACCCGACGGGCCGTATCACCTGCTCGGCTGGTCGCTGGGCGGCGCGCTCGCGCACGGCGTGGCCGCGAAGCTGCGCGGCACCGGGCACGCGGTCGGCCTGCTCGCGCTGATGGACAGCTATCCCGCGTCCGCGTGGGCCGCGCATCCGATGCCGACGCTGCGCGACGCACTGCAGATCCTGCTCACGGTGAACGGCGATTTCGACACCGAAGGCGTCGCGCACGACGTGCTGCGCCAGCGGCTGCTGCGCGCGAACAGCGCGTTCGCCGCGCTCGGCGCGCCTGGGCTCGACGCGCATGCAGATCAGGTGTTGCGGCAGATGCGGCTCTTCCGCGCAAGCGAGACGCCGCGCTACGACGGCGACGTGCTGCTGTTTCGCGCCGCGCGCAATCCGGCGCACGTGCCGACTCCCGCCGCGTGGAGCGCGCATCTGCGGCCGGGCGCGCTCGCATGCCGCGTGCTCGCGTGCTCGCACGAGGGGATGTCCGATCCCGCGCCGATGGCCGAGATCGGCGCGGCGCTTGCCGAGCGCCTTCACGCGAACGCGCACAAATTCGACGATTTTTCAGGAGCTTGA
- a CDS encoding 2,3-dihydro-2,3-dihydroxybenzoate dehydrogenase, protein MSSTFTEFPGGVAVVSGAAQGIGAAVARALAARGIVVAALDVRADALAQLASDAESAGARIHPFDVDVANADAVRAAVDRIDATLGPIGMLANVAGILRLADFRTLGDDDWAHSFAVNTHGVFHLSRSVAQRMIPRRAGSIVTVGSNAALVPRMRMAAYAASKAAAHQFTKCLGLELAEYGIRCNVVAPGSTDTQMQRQLWTDERSVDAVIDGSLPAYRTGIPLRRIADPDDVASAVLFLLSNASRHVTLHSLCVDGGATLGA, encoded by the coding sequence ATGAGCAGCACCTTCACCGAATTTCCCGGGGGCGTCGCCGTCGTGAGCGGCGCCGCGCAAGGAATCGGCGCGGCGGTCGCCCGCGCGCTCGCCGCGCGCGGCATCGTCGTCGCGGCGCTCGACGTGCGCGCGGACGCGCTCGCGCAACTCGCGTCCGACGCGGAATCGGCCGGCGCACGCATTCATCCGTTCGACGTCGACGTTGCGAATGCCGACGCGGTGCGCGCGGCCGTCGATCGCATCGACGCGACGCTCGGCCCCATCGGCATGCTCGCGAACGTCGCGGGCATCCTGCGTCTTGCCGATTTCCGCACGCTCGGCGACGACGACTGGGCGCACAGCTTCGCCGTCAACACGCACGGCGTGTTCCATCTGTCGCGCTCGGTCGCGCAGCGGATGATCCCGCGCCGCGCGGGCAGCATCGTCACGGTCGGCTCGAACGCGGCGCTCGTGCCGCGCATGCGGATGGCGGCCTATGCGGCGTCGAAGGCGGCCGCGCATCAGTTCACGAAATGCCTCGGGCTCGAGCTCGCCGAATACGGGATTCGCTGCAACGTCGTCGCGCCCGGCTCGACCGATACGCAGATGCAGCGTCAGCTCTGGACCGACGAGCGCAGCGTCGACGCGGTGATCGACGGCTCGCTGCCCGCGTATCGCACGGGCATTCCGCTGCGCCGGATCGCCGATCCGGACGATGTCGCGTCGGCCGTGCTGTTCCTGCTGTCGAACGCGTCGCGCCACGTGACGCTGCACAGCCTGTGCGTCGACGGCGGCGCGACGCTCGGCGCGTGA
- a CDS encoding 3-deoxy-7-phosphoheptulonate synthase: MKNITLYPNGGVAGSLAGVARQRVGMRLPTPAALRRRYPLSPTIQTTVDAGRRQVQAILEQRDPRWLAIVGPCSIHDPQAALDYALRLARLADAVRDVFCVVMRVYFEKPRTTVGWKGLINDPRLDGSHRIDEGLATARRLLCEVNALGLPAAIEALDLVTPHYLGDLVSWAAIGARTTESQVHREMASGLLMPVGFKNGTDGGVEIAIHAMQSSMRPHAFIGMHDEGYPVVLHTDGNPYAHLVLRGGRDGPNYDAASVAAAERALRVSRLPTNVVVDCSHANCDKRHARQVAVLDDVVEQICAGNRSIRGVMLESFLEEGRQSLDNGVDALRYGCSITDPCLGWNATEAALLAARARLAAHVARR, translated from the coding sequence ATGAAAAACATCACCCTGTACCCGAACGGCGGCGTGGCCGGATCGCTCGCGGGCGTCGCGCGGCAGCGGGTCGGCATGCGGCTGCCGACGCCCGCCGCGCTGCGCCGCCGCTATCCGCTTTCGCCGACGATCCAGACGACCGTCGACGCGGGCCGGCGGCAAGTGCAGGCGATTCTCGAGCAGCGCGATCCGCGCTGGCTCGCGATCGTCGGGCCGTGCTCGATCCACGATCCGCAGGCGGCGCTCGATTACGCGCTGCGTCTCGCGCGTCTCGCGGACGCGGTGCGCGACGTGTTTTGCGTCGTCATGCGCGTGTACTTCGAGAAGCCGCGCACGACGGTCGGCTGGAAAGGGCTCATCAACGATCCGCGCCTCGACGGCAGCCACCGCATCGACGAAGGGCTCGCGACCGCGCGCCGGCTGCTGTGCGAGGTGAACGCGCTCGGGCTGCCGGCCGCGATCGAGGCGCTCGATCTCGTCACGCCGCACTACCTCGGCGACCTCGTGAGCTGGGCCGCGATCGGCGCGCGCACGACCGAATCGCAGGTGCACCGCGAGATGGCGTCGGGGCTGCTGATGCCGGTCGGATTCAAGAACGGCACGGACGGCGGCGTCGAGATCGCGATTCACGCGATGCAAAGCAGCATGCGGCCGCATGCGTTCATCGGCATGCACGACGAAGGTTATCCCGTCGTGCTGCACACCGACGGCAATCCGTATGCGCACCTCGTGCTGCGCGGCGGCCGCGACGGGCCGAACTACGACGCCGCGAGCGTCGCGGCGGCCGAGCGTGCGTTGCGCGTGAGCCGGCTGCCGACGAACGTCGTCGTCGATTGCTCGCATGCGAACTGCGACAAGCGGCATGCGCGGCAGGTTGCGGTGCTCGACGACGTCGTCGAGCAGATCTGCGCGGGCAACCGCTCGATTCGCGGCGTGATGCTCGAGAGCTTTCTCGAGGAAGGCCGGCAGTCGCTCGACAACGGCGTCGACGCGCTGCGCTACGGCTGCTCGATCACCGATCCCTGCCTCGGCTGGAACGCGACGGAAGCGGCGCTCCTCGCCGCGCGCGCGCGTCTTGCCGCTCACGTCGCACGCCGCTGA
- a CDS encoding MFS transporter yields the protein MSTTSAETPAAAADRAGLPLMPLLVANFTMMAGNYAFVAIAAPLARMLHLQASHIGAAIAVVGVVWIATARRWGRAADVRGRVPVMRAAITGFVAFYLLLACYVWWALRDGAHAVPALALNLAALFVARAAMGGCFAGLPVAATAWIADRTAPQRRAATMARFGAAGAIGMVIAPPLAGWIGRFDLAAMLAVFALLPLMGLPGLGRLDDARPREVRGAPPRLRMTDARIRMPWLSAMALYSVIAIANSALGFYVIDQLRVDAQRAAVVVGYALGCAGLGLIAMQSAVARLPRVAPLQWLRWGALASAAGFASVLLVEPAQPMVVCAGYLVAAFGMGASFPAVSALASAAVDAREQGACAGTMSAAQGLSMIVAPLVGTALYDWRPQAPFALIGVLLLLVFCATWRRAAAKR from the coding sequence ATGTCCACGACTTCCGCTGAAACTCCGGCCGCCGCCGCCGATCGCGCCGGCTTGCCGCTGATGCCGCTTCTTGTCGCGAACTTCACGATGATGGCGGGCAACTACGCGTTCGTCGCGATCGCGGCGCCGCTCGCGCGGATGCTGCATCTGCAGGCGTCGCACATCGGCGCGGCGATCGCCGTCGTCGGTGTCGTCTGGATCGCGACCGCGCGCCGCTGGGGGCGCGCCGCCGACGTTCGCGGCCGCGTGCCGGTGATGCGCGCGGCGATCACGGGCTTCGTCGCGTTTTATCTGCTGCTCGCGTGCTACGTGTGGTGGGCGTTGCGCGACGGCGCGCACGCGGTGCCGGCGCTCGCGCTGAACCTGGCCGCGCTCTTCGTCGCGCGCGCGGCGATGGGCGGGTGCTTCGCGGGGCTGCCCGTCGCGGCGACCGCGTGGATCGCGGACCGCACCGCGCCGCAGCGGCGCGCCGCGACGATGGCGCGCTTCGGCGCGGCGGGCGCGATCGGCATGGTGATCGCGCCGCCGCTCGCCGGCTGGATCGGACGTTTCGATCTTGCCGCGATGCTCGCCGTGTTCGCGCTGTTGCCGCTCATGGGCTTGCCGGGGCTGGGCCGCCTCGACGACGCACGTCCGCGCGAGGTGCGCGGTGCGCCGCCGCGGCTCAGGATGACCGACGCGCGAATCCGGATGCCGTGGCTCAGCGCGATGGCGCTGTACAGCGTCATCGCGATCGCGAACAGCGCGCTCGGGTTTTACGTGATCGATCAGTTGCGCGTCGATGCGCAGCGCGCGGCCGTCGTCGTCGGCTATGCGCTCGGCTGCGCGGGGCTCGGCCTGATCGCGATGCAATCGGCGGTCGCACGGCTGCCGCGCGTCGCGCCGCTGCAATGGCTGCGCTGGGGCGCGCTCGCGAGCGCGGCGGGATTCGCGTCGGTGCTGCTCGTCGAGCCTGCGCAGCCGATGGTCGTCTGCGCGGGGTATCTCGTTGCGGCGTTCGGGATGGGGGCGTCGTTTCCGGCGGTCTCCGCGCTCGCGAGCGCGGCCGTCGACGCGCGCGAACAGGGCGCGTGCGCGGGCACGATGTCGGCCGCGCAGGGGCTCAGCATGATCGTCGCGCCGCTCGTCGGCACGGCGCTGTACGACTGGCGCCCGCAGGCGCCGTTCGCGCTGATCGGCGTGCTGCTGCTGCTCGTGTTCTGCGCGACGTGGCGGCGCGCGGCTGCGAAGCGATGA
- a CDS encoding Mut7-C RNAse domain-containing protein, with amino-acid sequence MVTVTFRFYEELNDFLARPLRRREFEHACMRGASVKHVIEALGVPHTEVELILVNGESSLFSRMLEHGDRVAVYPTFETIDIRPLLRVRAAPLRITRFIADAHLGGLAQLLRLAGFDTLYDNHYPDELIEAIAARDARIVLTRDRELLKRRTITHGCYVRALKPQAQLRELFDRLDLAGSAQPFRLCLSCNAPLRRIAPAEAEGRAPQGVLQRHTRFVTCDVCRRVFWEGSHWQRMRTLIDHVSQPKPPHA; translated from the coding sequence ATGGTCACCGTGACTTTCCGCTTCTACGAGGAGCTGAACGATTTCCTCGCGCGGCCGCTGCGCCGCCGCGAATTCGAGCACGCCTGCATGCGCGGCGCGAGCGTCAAGCATGTGATCGAGGCGCTCGGCGTCCCGCACACCGAAGTCGAGCTGATTCTCGTGAACGGCGAATCGTCGCTGTTCAGCCGCATGCTCGAGCACGGCGACCGCGTCGCCGTCTACCCGACCTTCGAGACGATCGACATCCGCCCGCTCCTGCGCGTGCGCGCCGCGCCGCTGCGCATCACACGCTTCATCGCGGACGCGCATCTCGGCGGGCTCGCGCAATTGCTGCGGCTCGCGGGCTTCGACACGCTGTACGACAACCACTACCCGGACGAACTGATCGAGGCGATCGCCGCGCGCGACGCGCGGATCGTGCTCACGCGCGATCGCGAGCTGCTCAAGCGCCGCACGATCACGCACGGCTGCTACGTGCGCGCGCTCAAGCCGCAGGCGCAATTGCGCGAACTGTTCGACCGGCTCGATCTCGCGGGCAGCGCGCAGCCGTTCCGGCTGTGCCTGTCGTGCAACGCGCCGCTGCGGCGCATCGCGCCCGCCGAAGCCGAAGGCCGCGCGCCGCAAGGCGTGCTTCAGCGCCACACGCGCTTCGTCACCTGCGACGTCTGCCGCCGCGTGTTCTGGGAAGGCTCGCACTGGCAACGCATGCGCACGCTGATCGATCACGTGTCGCAGCCGAAGCCGCCGCACGCCTGA
- a CDS encoding NAD(P)-dependent oxidoreductase has translation MDIGFIGVGEMGSAIAGNLLKAGHRVRVWNRSAERVAPLVALGAQHVATLAEAFAGDAVFSMLADDAAARGVFDAALLEHAPRGLIHVNMATISVALAEQLAHAHAERGIHYVAAPVMGRPHVAAAARLTIIAAGPAEAIDRMQPAFDAIGQKTWRLGSLPQHANVVKIAANFALASAIETMGEAAALLAAHGVAMNDYLDVITNSVFPGPVYQGYGAMIAEARYEPALFKARLGLKDVRLALEAGDAQSVPLPIASVVRDSLIEAIAHGDGDKDFAVLGQVAARRAGQ, from the coding sequence ATGGACATCGGCTTTATCGGCGTGGGCGAGATGGGCAGCGCCATTGCGGGCAATCTGCTGAAGGCGGGGCATCGCGTGCGGGTGTGGAACCGCTCGGCCGAACGCGTCGCGCCGCTCGTCGCGCTGGGCGCGCAGCACGTCGCGACGCTCGCCGAGGCGTTCGCGGGCGACGCGGTGTTCTCGATGCTCGCCGACGACGCGGCCGCGCGCGGCGTGTTCGACGCGGCGCTCCTCGAGCATGCGCCGCGCGGCCTCATTCACGTGAACATGGCGACGATCTCGGTCGCGCTCGCCGAGCAGCTCGCGCACGCACACGCGGAGCGCGGGATTCACTACGTCGCGGCGCCCGTGATGGGGCGCCCGCACGTTGCCGCCGCCGCGCGGCTCACGATCATCGCGGCCGGGCCCGCGGAGGCGATCGACCGGATGCAGCCCGCGTTCGACGCGATCGGGCAGAAGACCTGGCGGCTCGGCTCGCTACCGCAACACGCGAACGTGGTGAAGATCGCGGCGAACTTCGCGCTTGCGTCGGCGATCGAGACGATGGGCGAGGCGGCGGCGCTGCTCGCCGCGCACGGCGTCGCGATGAACGACTATCTCGACGTGATCACCAACAGCGTGTTCCCCGGCCCGGTCTATCAGGGCTACGGCGCGATGATCGCCGAGGCGCGCTACGAGCCGGCGCTCTTCAAGGCGCGGCTCGGCCTGAAGGACGTGCGGCTCGCGCTCGAGGCGGGCGATGCGCAGTCGGTGCCGCTGCCCATCGCGAGCGTGGTGCGCGACAGCCTGATCGAAGCGATCGCGCACGGCGACGGCGACAAGGATTTTGCGGTGCTCGGGCAGGTCGCGGCGCGCCGGGCGGGGCAGTGA
- a CDS encoding LysE family translocator has translation MNLHTWWLFVATVFVVSAIPGPNMLLVMTHGARHGLRRSTATMAGCMTALVAMLSVSAAGLGVFLEAWPAMFDALRFAGAAYLIYLGVKAWRARVDAESAADVADAAPPSGRTAAPASRWALFRNGFLVAGSNPKAILFAAALLPQFIDASAPTLPQFGILVATFAVIEVSWYLVYASFGTRIGVTLRSANVAKAFNRLTGGLFVGFGAMMALVRH, from the coding sequence ATGAATCTGCATACGTGGTGGCTGTTCGTCGCGACGGTGTTCGTCGTGTCGGCGATTCCCGGTCCGAACATGCTGCTCGTGATGACGCACGGCGCGCGTCACGGGCTGCGGCGTTCAACGGCGACGATGGCGGGCTGCATGACGGCGCTCGTCGCGATGCTGTCGGTGTCCGCCGCGGGGCTCGGTGTGTTCCTCGAGGCTTGGCCCGCGATGTTCGATGCGCTGCGCTTCGCGGGCGCCGCGTATCTGATCTATCTCGGCGTGAAGGCGTGGCGCGCGCGCGTCGACGCGGAATCGGCGGCGGATGTCGCCGACGCCGCGCCGCCCTCGGGCCGCACGGCCGCCCCCGCGTCGCGCTGGGCGCTGTTTCGCAACGGCTTTCTCGTCGCGGGCAGCAATCCGAAGGCGATCCTGTTCGCCGCCGCGCTGCTGCCTCAGTTCATCGACGCGTCCGCACCGACGCTGCCGCAGTTCGGCATCCTCGTCGCGACGTTCGCGGTGATCGAGGTGAGCTGGTATCTCGTCTATGCGTCGTTCGGCACGCGGATCGGCGTGACGCTGCGCAGCGCGAACGTCGCAAAGGCGTTCAACCGGCTGACGGGCGGCCTGTTCGTCGGCTTCGGCGCGATGATGGCGCTCGTGCGGCACTGA